ATAATTCCAATAGGAGCATTTTTACTTAGAATGGACTATAAGAGTGCTTGGAGAATTTTCTTTAGAGATAGATTAAATCATTCTAGTCCTAATTCAGGTAACTCTGAAGCTGCTTTTGCTGGAGCTCTTGGAGTACAATTTGGAGGAAGAACTAGCTATTTTGGAAAGTGGCATGATAAACCTACTATTGGAGATAAATTAAAACATTTTGGAATACCAGATGTAAAAAGAGGAATTAGACTTTTATATGTTTCTTCTTGGGTAGGATTAGCTACTTTTATAATCTTATCTCAAATTATAGGAGTGATATTATAATGGACTTACATGGTGGAAATATATATAGATTAAAAAGAGAGGGAAAAGGAGAGTTACTTGATTATAGTTCAAATATTAATCCTTTGGGAGTACCTGAAAGTTTTAAACAAAAGGTAATAGAGAATTTTGATATATTAGAAAAATATCCTGATCCTGATTATATAGAGCTAAGAGAAAATATTGGAAAATATAATCGTACAAATATAGAAAATATTGTTGTAGGAAATGGAGCAACTGAGATACTATTTCTATATATAAAAAGTTTAAAACCTAAAAAAGCTCTTCTTCTTGCTCCAAGTTTTGCTGAATATAGAAGAGCATTAGAAAGTATTGATTGTGAAATAATATATCATACATTAGAAGAAAATAAAAACTTTAAATTAGACGTGGATAAATTTTTAAAAGATATTCCTCAATGTGATTTAGTAATAATCTGTAATCCTAATAATCCTACAGGAAATTTTATTCCATTAGAGGATATCAAAAGAATAAATGAAGAGTTGAAAAAAAGAAAAATAAAACTTTTTATAGATGAAGCTTTTATTGAATTTATAAAGGGTTGGGAAAATTTAACTGCTTTAAATTTAAAAGATAGTAATATTTTTATAATGAGAGCATTGACAAAATTCTTTGCTGTTCCAGGGTTAAGATTGGGATATGGAATATCTTATGATAATGAGGTTATGAACAAAATTCCGAAATATAAAGAACCTTGGAGTATAAACAGTTTTGCTGATATAGCTGGAAAGACTATGCTCTGGGATAAAGAGTATATAGAAAAAAGTGAGAAATGGATAGAGGAAGAGAAAATTTGGTTCTACAATGAGACTCTTAAAATAGAAGGGATAAAATCTTATAAGACCAATACAAACTTTATCTTAATACAAATTTTAAATAAAACTTCTAATGAAGTGAGAGATAGAATG
The uncultured Fusobacterium sp. DNA segment above includes these coding regions:
- a CDS encoding histidinol-phosphate transaminase, with amino-acid sequence MDLHGGNIYRLKREGKGELLDYSSNINPLGVPESFKQKVIENFDILEKYPDPDYIELRENIGKYNRTNIENIVVGNGATEILFLYIKSLKPKKALLLAPSFAEYRRALESIDCEIIYHTLEENKNFKLDVDKFLKDIPQCDLVIICNPNNPTGNFIPLEDIKRINEELKKRKIKLFIDEAFIEFIKGWENLTALNLKDSNIFIMRALTKFFAVPGLRLGYGISYDNEVMNKIPKYKEPWSINSFADIAGKTMLWDKEYIEKSEKWIEEEKIWFYNETLKIEGIKSYKTNTNFILIQILNKTSNEVRDRMIEKGIVVRDASNFVGLDNHYIRLAIKDRENNKKVLHALSEVVR